The DNA region GTAATAGCCCCTATCTCCCACCCCCACTTTTTCTGCCTCGGCCATACTTTTTGCTTTTCTGAAACTTTGCATATCTCTTACTTTCTCATCAGCCTGGACTGGCTCGGCCGCACTGACCCTGGTTCCGAAACCGGTAGCCACCACGGTAATACTTACTTCTTCTTTCATAGCCTCATCAGTTACTGTCCCAAAGATGACATTGGCCTCATTATCCGCCTTTTCCGTAATCAGATTAGCGGCTTCATCTACTTCGGAAATCATCATATCCCTTCCCCCGGTGATATTGATCAAGATTCCTCTGGCGCCCTCAATAGAGTTTGACTCCAGGAAAGGTGAGGAGATGGCTGCCTGAGCCGCATCAATAGCCCTATTTTCTCCGCTAGCCACCCCGATTCCCATTAAGGCATTCCCTTGAGCGGTCATTACTGCTTTGACATCCGCAAAATCTAAGTTGATTAATCCGGGAATAGTGATCAGGTCTGCAATGCCCTGGATACCCTGCCTGAGGACATCATCCGCTGCCCGGAAGGCATCAATGATAGAGGTTCTTTTTTCCACTACCGAAAGAATTTTCTGATTGGGAATGGTGATTAAGGTATCCACCCGCTCGATTAATTCTTTCAAACCTACCTCCGCCTGTTTAGCCCGCTTAGGTCCTTCAAAATTAAAGGGTCGGGTGACTACGCCTACTGTCAAAGCCCCTACCTCACGGGCTATATCAGCCACGATAGGCGAAGCGCCCGTTCCGGTTCCACCACCCATACCGGCCGTGATAAAGATCATATCTGCTCCATCCAGGAGTCCATAAATAGTATCTTTATCCTCCAAGGCCGCCTTTTGCCCGACCTCTGGATTGCCGCCTGCTCCAAGTCCCCGGGTCAATTTACTACCCACGGCTATCTTGTAAGGGACATCCACCGCCTCCAAAGCCTGACTGTCAGTATTAACCACGATAAAGTCTATCCCGTCGTGCTTCATCTTAGAAGACAACATACGGACGACCGCGTTCGTCCCTCCACCTCCGATACCAATAACTTTAATCTTGGTCGGATGTTTTACCTCATTTTCGAATTCTAACATCTTTCTTTTTACTCCTTCCTAAAAAGCATCTAGCGGTGTAGTGGTGACACCACGCCAGCTCGGCGAAAGTTCCTGAACGGTTTCAGCCGGGTTCGAGGATTCGAGGAACTTACACCGTGTTATACTACTACCCCTTTCCCGGTTCAAGGGTTAGGCTTTAAGGCCCCTTCCTTAAGACCTAACTCTTGACCCTCTTACATTTTTTGGTCAAAAAGCCCTCCCCTAACTCTCAGGTAATCGATTATCGGTGATCAGGCTATCGGTAAGGAGAAAGCCGTAATCTATCATCACTGATTACCGGTTACTGATTACCGATTACTGGATGCCTGAGTAGTTACTAACCGGATTATATTAGGATGGTCACCTCCTTTGCTAAAACATCTCTCCAACCCATTCCTTCATTCGGCTGAAGATATCCTTAAACAGATTTCCCCCGATAAATCTTACCCCCTTTCCCGCTATTCTATCATTAGCCCCATATAAAACCAGACCTACGCCGGTAGCATATTGGGGTGTAGCTACAATATCCACCAGTCCCTTTATTCCCCGGGGGATACCTATCCTTACCGGCAGATCGAATATCCGTTCGGCTAACTCCCTGGTCGATCCCAGTTGAGACGCGCCTCCAGTAAGAACAACCCCGGTGGTAATCTGTTTTTCATAGCCGGTCCTCCTGATCTCGCGGTTGACCAATTCAAAAATTTCTTCCATCCTGGGTTGAATAATCTCAGCTAATACCTGTTTAGGTAAGGTCCGAGCCTTTCTCTCTCCCACGCTGGGCACTTCCAAGGTCTCCTCTCCGGAGATACTCGAGGCCAGACAGGAACCGTGGGCAATCTTTATTCGCTCTGCTTCGGCCACAGGGGTCCTGAGTCCCATTGAGATGTCGTGAGTAACATAGTTTCCTCCCAGGGTTATCACCTCGGTATGTCTTACACTCCCTTCGACAAATACAATGATATCGGTTGTCCCCCCCCCGATATCCACCAGAACTACCCCTAATTCCTTTTCATCTTCATCCAGAACAGCCTGACTGGCCGCCAGGGGAGCCAGGACAATATCATCTACGACAAATTCAGCCTGATTTACTGCTTTGACGATGTTTTGGGCTGAGGCGACGGCGCCGGTGACAATATAAATCTCAGCTTCAAGCCTAGTTCCGGACAGACCTATCGGGTCCTTTATCCCATTCTGACTATCAATGATATACTGCTGAGGCAAAATATGAATTACTTCCCGGTCAGGGGGAATAGCTACCGCCTTAGCGGCATCTATCACCCGGTCAACATCACTCCGAGTTACATCACCCCGTCTGGAAGATATAGCAATAACTCCATGTGAATTGAGTCCCTTGATGTGACCACCGGCAATGCCGACATAAACAGAACCTACATCTACACCGGCCATAAGTTCCGCCTCTGATACAGCCTGCCCAATGGAATGGGTGGTTGATTCCAGGTCTATGACCACCCCTTTCCTTATGCCCCGCGAAGGAGCGCTGCCTACCCCTACGATCTCTACCTCGTTTTTTTCACCTATCTCACCAATGACCGTACATATCTTTGTTGTTCCGATGTCCACGCCTACAATCATATCACCTTTCGCCATTTACCTCACCTACTTTCTTAGAGGTCAGAAGCCAGAATCTGTCCTCTCTCCTCGGTCGTCTGCCCTTTGTCTTCTGTATTCTGTCCTCTGTCTTCTGTATCTCCCTCGGCTGACTTTTTCATAACTATATTCTTAAACCTGAGATCAATATACTCCATCCTTTCCTCTCTCTCCCGAAGATACTTAAGAAGGGCTTTAAGCCGACGAAGTTTCTTACCTTCTGCCTGATCAGGAGAGCCAAAACGAATCTGAATAGCCTGTCCTATGGTATAGCCGATGATACCTTTTGGTTTCTCTATATTAAATTCAGCTATCTGAGGGGAAAGGTCAATTTCCGGGTCTCTGAGCTGATCGATGATAGTTAAAACTTCCCTTACGGCCGGGGCCTTCAAGGGCTGGCCCAGTTCACATCCTTCAAACTTCAGGCCGGTAATGAAAGGTAAATCGTAGTCCTTACAGGAATCCAAATCAAAGATAACCCCCTGGTTATCTATACCTAAAAATCGGCTCATTTCCGGAATAGGGATAATGGCCTGCGGCTCTCTTTCTTTAACTATTATTTTTATCGTGTTAGGTAGTTGTCGTTTAATCTCAATATCGCTTACGCCTGGTTCGCGGCTCAGATAGTCAGCTAAATCCTTCAAATCAAGTTGAAAGATATTGGGATGAATAGTCCGGTAATGATTAAGACAATACAGGTTGAATCCATTTTGGATTCTATCTTTACGGGCATTCTCTTTAGCTTCAATTATAGGGGTATCAACCGCCAGTTGAGGCGAGGTGGCAATAAAATAATAAGTCCCGGCCAAAGTCGCCCCGGTAAGACCGAGGATAAGAATGACCTTAACTACCCCCCAGTTTATCTTTCTTGGCTTAACTTTTCTTCTGGTTTTTCTTTTAGGAATACGCTGCCTCTCCAGTCGGGGACGGCTAGATAACTTCATATGACGGCCTCCTGTCGCTGATCACCGAGACCCTCCTCCCCCACGACCGTGATTTCCAGATCAAGGTCGATCCCCGAATAATCTTTAACCCGGGATTTAATTATTTTTATCAATTTTAAGACATCAGCCGCGGTAGCTTTGCCTATGTTCTGAATAAAATTGGCGTGTTTATCGGACACCTTTGCCTGGCCGACACAAGATCCTTTCAAGCCGGCCTTCTCGATCAATGCCCCGGCATAATTACCTGGCGGATTCAAAAAGATACAACCAGCATTACGTCCCGATAAGGGCTGGGCCGCTTTTTTTCTGGCCAATAATTCATGCATCTGTCTTTTAATCTTTGATGGCTCTCCATAAGATAATTCCAGACCTACTTCCAGGACGATTCCTTCTTTCAACCCATGTCGATAAGTAAAATTTATGTCTTCGGCTAAGATAAGTTTCTCTTCTCCCGCCGGGGAAGCTACCCTAACCCATTTGATAAGCTCCCCGATACTTTTGCCAAAGGCAGAGGCATTAAGCTTAACGGCTCCACCGATTCTACCCGGAATACCGGCTGTAAATTCGAGGCCGCTTAAACCGGCCGTGGCCGCCTCCCGGCTCAGTCGGGGAAGAGAAACGCCTGCACCAACTTTTATGATTTCGGATTTTTCATTCCGCCTTTCGCCCTTATCCCTTCCCCTGATGTCTATCTTATTAAAGAAGCCAGTTGGACGAAGAGTAAGCCCCCTTATCCCCCCGTCCCTGACTAAGAGGTTTGTCCCTCCGCCAAGGATAAAGCCGGGAAGATTATGGTCTCTTATAAGCTCAAGGACATCTTTAAGCTCCGCCTCAGATTCTATCTCAACAAAAAAATCTGCCGGGCCACCGATCTTAAAGGAAGTATGGCGGCTCATCGGCTCATTGATCTTAAGCCGGAGGCCGACTATGGCCCGAAGCCTTTCAACCAATCTCGGATTTCGCACCCACTTCGTGGGTACCCAGGATTTCGGATCTTCCATTCCTCACTTCGCCACTGGCCATCCAGATTTTCCCATCCACATTCCGCAATCCGCCTTCCGCAATTCTTCTAATATCCTTTCCCCCACCATCCAGATGTCTCCGGCGCCCAGGGTGATTAAGATGTCGTTTGATTTGACCCGATCAAGGGCAGCCGTCACCATTTGTTCTGGATCAGAGATAAATTCAACTTCAGAATTAGGACTGCCTTGCTTGATCTTAGCGGCTATCATCTCTCCACTCACCCCCGGAATAGGCGTCTCCCCAGCCGC from bacterium includes:
- the ftsA gene encoding cell division protein FtsA — its product is MAKGDMIVGVDIGTTKICTVIGEIGEKNEVEIVGVGSAPSRGIRKGVVIDLESTTHSIGQAVSEAELMAGVDVGSVYVGIAGGHIKGLNSHGVIAISSRRGDVTRSDVDRVIDAAKAVAIPPDREVIHILPQQYIIDSQNGIKDPIGLSGTRLEAEIYIVTGAVASAQNIVKAVNQAEFVVDDIVLAPLAASQAVLDEDEKELGVVLVDIGGGTTDIIVFVEGSVRHTEVITLGGNYVTHDISMGLRTPVAEAERIKIAHGSCLASSISGEETLEVPSVGERKARTLPKQVLAEIIQPRMEEIFELVNREIRRTGYEKQITTGVVLTGGASQLGSTRELAERIFDLPVRIGIPRGIKGLVDIVATPQYATGVGLVLYGANDRIAGKGVRFIGGNLFKDIFSRMKEWVGEMF
- the murB gene encoding UDP-N-acetylmuramate dehydrogenase, with the protein product MEDPKSWVPTKWVRNPRLVERLRAIVGLRLKINEPMSRHTSFKIGGPADFFVEIESEAELKDVLELIRDHNLPGFILGGGTNLLVRDGGIRGLTLRPTGFFNKIDIRGRDKGERRNEKSEIIKVGAGVSLPRLSREAATAGLSGLEFTAGIPGRIGGAVKLNASAFGKSIGELIKWVRVASPAGEEKLILAEDINFTYRHGLKEGIVLEVGLELSYGEPSKIKRQMHELLARKKAAQPLSGRNAGCIFLNPPGNYAGALIEKAGLKGSCVGQAKVSDKHANFIQNIGKATAADVLKLIKIIKSRVKDYSGIDLDLEITVVGEEGLGDQRQEAVI
- the ftsZ gene encoding cell division protein FtsZ — its product is MLEFENEVKHPTKIKVIGIGGGGTNAVVRMLSSKMKHDGIDFIVVNTDSQALEAVDVPYKIAVGSKLTRGLGAGGNPEVGQKAALEDKDTIYGLLDGADMIFITAGMGGGTGTGASPIVADIAREVGALTVGVVTRPFNFEGPKRAKQAEVGLKELIERVDTLITIPNQKILSVVEKRTSIIDAFRAADDVLRQGIQGIADLITIPGLINLDFADVKAVMTAQGNALMGIGVASGENRAIDAAQAAISSPFLESNSIEGARGILINITGGRDMMISEVDEAANLITEKADNEANVIFGTVTDEAMKEEVSITVVATGFGTRVSAAEPVQADEKVRDMQSFRKAKSMAEAEKVGVGDRGYYPEGQVPADDPYAIPAFLRRHVD
- a CDS encoding cell division protein FtsQ/DivIB — protein: MKLSSRPRLERQRIPKRKTRRKVKPRKINWGVVKVILILGLTGATLAGTYYFIATSPQLAVDTPIIEAKENARKDRIQNGFNLYCLNHYRTIHPNIFQLDLKDLADYLSREPGVSDIEIKRQLPNTIKIIVKEREPQAIIPIPEMSRFLGIDNQGVIFDLDSCKDYDLPFITGLKFEGCELGQPLKAPAVREVLTIIDQLRDPEIDLSPQIAEFNIEKPKGIIGYTIGQAIQIRFGSPDQAEGKKLRRLKALLKYLREREERMEYIDLRFKNIVMKKSAEGDTEDRGQNTEDKGQTTEERGQILASDL